From Rhodamnia argentea isolate NSW1041297 chromosome 10, ASM2092103v1, whole genome shotgun sequence, a single genomic window includes:
- the LOC115733698 gene encoding beta-bisabolene synthase-like: MALPALFTSFLPSSTRHSQPSPSFFRHPRSSFPSSSSTAGAAASSGTRSLTCAMTIENQEITRRSANWKPNVWDYGFVQSLKVDYTEEDYTEQVQRLKEEVRDLFGREMNQVAKLEFIDVVQRLGLGYHFETEIKNVLSSIYNSTKDAQLWDDLYAASLRFRLLRQHGYNVPQDVFQKFMNKTDTFDESLNKDVKGLLSLFEASFHGLEGETILDEARNFASKHLKDLNLDKIPAILASHVSHALDMPIHWRPNRLEARWFMDMYEKQQDMIPSLLRLAKLDFNLVQSVHKKEVSNMARWWVDLGANKMTFFRDRLVEHYFWCCAMVFEPQYTAFREMTTKLVSMVTLIDDVYDVYGTLEELELLTDFVVRWDITDVDKLPPTIRDSYMAFYNTTNEIGYWTMRELGINTIPYMRKVWADQCKAYMKEVSWYNKGIKPTLKEYMDVSVDSIGGLIMLLGSYFLTTHKLTEEGIDYVSKIPRVMHCSAKILRLNNDLGTSSHELARGDNFKALECYMNETGASEEAAREHVRNMVHEAWKQMNRDVFEDYLFPGFGPFLSACPNFARASQCFYQYGDGHGLPDNETKDHLVTVLFEPVPLD, translated from the exons CTCCTCCACCGCCGGCGCTGCCGCTTCCTCCGGCACCAGATCTCTGACATGTGCTATGACGATCGAAAATCAAGAGATCACGAGACGTTCGGCGAATTGGAAACCTAATGTATGGGACTATGGGTTTGTACAGTCGCTCAAGGTTGATTACACG GAAGAGGACTATACCGAGCAAGTCCAGAGGTTGAAGGAAGAAGTCAGGGATCTATTCGGCAGGGAGATGAACCAGGTGGCCAAGCTCGAATTCATTGACGTGGTTCAAAGACTAGGGCTAGGATACCATTTTGAGACAGAGATCAAGAACGTTCTGAGTTCCATCTATAACAGCACCAAAGATGCTCAGCTTTGGGACGATCTCTATGCCGCCTCCCTTCGATTCCGGCTACTTAGACAGCATGGATACAACGTACCACAAG ACGTGTTCCAAAAATTTATGAACAAGACGGACACATTCGACGAATCGCTCAATAAGGATGTGAAGGGGCTTCTCAGTCTTTTTGAAGCTTCTTTTCATGGATTGGAAGGTGAAACCATACTTGATGAGGCGAGGAACTTTGCTTCTAAGCATCTGAAGGATCTAAACCTCGACAAAATTCCCGCTATACTAGCGAGCCACGTGAGTCATGCATTAGATATGCCGATCCACTGGAGGCCAAACAGGTTGGAGGCTCGGTGGTTCATGGACATGTACGAGAAACAGCAAGACATGATCCCCTCTCTGCTACGATTGGCTAAATTAGACTTCAATTTAGTGCAATCAGTCCACAAGAAGGAAGTTAGCAATATGGCAAG GTGGTGGGTTGATCTTGGCGCGAACAAGATGACCTTCTTTAGGGACAGGCTAGTGGAACACTATTTCTGGTGTTGTGCAATGGTTTTCGAACCTCAATATACAGCTTTCAGAGAAATGACGACGAAGCTCGTTTCTATGGTGACCCTTATCGATGACGTTTATGATGTGTATGGGACGCTGGAAGAACTTGAGCTCTTAACAGATTTCGTTGTCAG GTGGGACATCACAGACGTCGACAAGCTTCCCCCAACAATAAGGGATAGTTACATGGCCTTTTACAACACGACCAATGAAATTGGGTATTGGACGATGAGAGAGCTAGGAATCAACACCATTCCTTACATGCGAAAAGTG TGGGCGGATCAATGCAAGGCGTACATGAAGGAGGTCAGTTGGTACAACAAGGGCATTAAACCAACACTAAAGGAGTACATGGACGTATCGGTGGATTCAATCGGCGGGCTGATCATGCTGTTGGGCAGCTACTTCCTAACCACGCACAAGTTGACAGAAGAGGGAATTGATTACGTGTCGAAAATCCCGAGAGTCATGCACTGTTCTGCCAAAATCCTTCGACTCAACAACGATCTCGGCACCTCATCG CATGAATTGGCACGAGGAGACAACTTCAAGGCGCTGGAGTGCTACATGAATGAAACAGGCGCTTCGGAAGAGGCCGCGCGGGAGCACGTCAGGAATATGGTGCACGAGGCCTGGAAGCAGATGAACAGAGACGTCTTTGAGGACTACCTGTTTCCTGGGTTCGGGCCTTTCCTCAGTGCCTGTCCGAACTTTGCGCGAGCTTCTCAGTGCTTTTACCAGTACGGAGACGGACACGGCCTTCCCGACAATGAAACCAAGGACCATCTTGTGACGGTTTTATTCGAACCTGTGCCCCTCGATTAG